One window from the genome of Sphingomicrobium arenosum encodes:
- a CDS encoding CTP synthase: MARFIFVTGGVVSSLGKGLLAASLGALLQARGYKVRNRKFDPYLNVDPGTMSPYQHGEVFVTDDGAETDLDLGHYERFTGVDAHQSDNVTSGRIYQTIIAKERRGDYLGATVQVVPHVTDAIKEFAVNDIDGLDFVICEIGGTIGDIESLPFIEALRQLSFDLGRENVCFVHTTLVPYIAAAGELKTKPTQHSVREMTGYGIQPDVLLCRSEHPLPDNERRKIALFCNVAESAVIQALDARSIYDVPMAYHHEGLDDAVLGAFGITDAPEPDLATWRDIEDRISNPEGEVTIGVVGKYVALPDAYKSLREALVHGGFANRCKVNIKWIDAELFEGDEETLVAQLEPLHGILVPGGFGERGSEGKIAAISFAKKRNIPFFGICLGMQMACIEAARTEAGIEKATTSEFGEQGEPIIGLITEWMSEEGLQQRSAEGDLGGTMRLGAYDAKLSPNSKVAEIYGTTDISERHRHRYEVNANYMDKLAKGGLVFSGMSPDGRLPEIVERPDLNWFVGVQYHPELKSRPFDPHPLFSSFIEAALEQSRLV, translated from the coding sequence ATGGCGCGGTTTATTTTCGTAACTGGCGGCGTGGTCTCCTCGCTCGGCAAAGGTCTGTTGGCAGCCTCCTTGGGTGCCCTCCTGCAAGCGCGTGGCTACAAGGTCCGCAATCGTAAGTTCGATCCCTATCTCAACGTGGATCCGGGGACGATGTCGCCGTATCAGCACGGCGAGGTGTTCGTGACCGACGACGGGGCCGAGACCGACCTCGACCTCGGGCATTACGAGCGCTTCACCGGCGTCGATGCGCATCAGAGCGACAATGTCACCTCGGGGCGCATCTACCAGACGATCATCGCCAAGGAGCGGCGCGGCGACTATCTCGGCGCGACCGTGCAGGTCGTCCCGCACGTCACCGACGCGATCAAGGAATTTGCGGTCAACGACATCGACGGGCTCGATTTCGTCATTTGCGAGATCGGCGGCACGATCGGCGATATCGAGAGCCTGCCCTTCATCGAGGCATTGAGGCAGCTGAGCTTCGACCTCGGGCGCGAGAATGTCTGTTTCGTTCACACCACGCTCGTCCCCTATATCGCGGCGGCGGGCGAGTTGAAGACCAAGCCGACCCAGCACAGCGTGCGCGAGATGACCGGCTATGGCATCCAGCCCGACGTGCTGCTGTGCCGCTCGGAGCATCCGTTGCCCGACAACGAGCGCCGCAAGATCGCGCTTTTCTGCAATGTGGCCGAAAGCGCGGTCATCCAGGCGCTGGACGCGCGCTCGATCTACGACGTGCCGATGGCCTATCATCACGAGGGGCTCGACGATGCGGTGCTCGGCGCTTTCGGGATCACCGATGCGCCCGAACCCGATCTTGCCACCTGGCGCGACATCGAGGACCGCATCTCCAACCCCGAGGGCGAGGTGACGATCGGGGTGGTCGGCAAATATGTCGCGCTGCCCGATGCCTATAAGAGCCTGCGCGAAGCGCTGGTCCATGGCGGCTTTGCCAATCGCTGCAAGGTCAACATCAAGTGGATCGACGCCGAATTGTTCGAGGGCGACGAGGAGACGCTCGTCGCACAGCTCGAACCCCTGCACGGCATCCTCGTGCCCGGCGGTTTCGGCGAGCGCGGGTCGGAAGGCAAGATCGCCGCGATCAGCTTTGCCAAGAAGCGCAACATTCCCTTCTTCGGCATCTGCCTCGGCATGCAGATGGCCTGTATCGAAGCCGCGCGCACCGAGGCGGGCATCGAGAAGGCGACGACCAGCGAATTCGGCGAGCAGGGCGAACCGATCATCGGGCTCATCACCGAATGGATGAGCGAAGAGGGCCTTCAGCAGCGCAGCGCCGAGGGCGATCTTGGCGGCACAATGCGGCTTGGCGCCTATGACGCCAAGCTCTCGCCCAATTCGAAGGTCGCCGAGATTTATGGCACGACCGACATCTCGGAACGCCACCGCCATCGCTACGAAGTCAATGCCAATTACATGGACAAGCTCGCCAAGGGCGGGCTCGTCTTCTCCGGGATGAGCCCCGACGGGCGGCTGCCCGAAATCGTCGAGCGGCCCGATCTGAACTGGTTCGTCGGAGTGCAATATCATCCCGAACTGAAGAGCCGACCGTTCGACCCGCACCCGCTTTTCTCCTCCTTCATCGAGGCCGCGCTCGAGCAGAGCCGCCTCGTCTAG
- the secG gene encoding preprotein translocase subunit SecG, with protein MFQFLLVVQALIAAALVGAILMQRSEGGGLGVGGSSAGVMTARGKADFLSRSTAILATLFIAMSIILAAVAATRDDDRGLDTSLAGETAPVAGEAAPGEAPAEPEAPAEDGVPLAQ; from the coding sequence ATGTTCCAATTCCTTCTCGTCGTTCAGGCCCTGATCGCCGCCGCGCTCGTGGGCGCGATCCTGATGCAGCGCTCGGAAGGCGGCGGGCTTGGCGTCGGCGGGTCGAGCGCGGGCGTCATGACCGCGCGCGGCAAGGCCGATTTCCTGTCGCGCTCGACCGCGATCCTCGCGACGCTGTTCATCGCCATGTCGATCATCCTCGCCGCTGTCGCCGCGACGCGCGACGATGATCGCGGGCTCGACACCAGCCTTGCGGGCGAGACCGCGCCGGTGGCCGGCGAGGCTGCACCGGGCGAGGCACCTGCCGAGCCGGAAGCGCCCGCCGAAGACGGCGTCCCGCTCGCCCAGTAA
- a CDS encoding preprotein translocase subunit YajC, with product MNFLKTAFAATALVAMAPLAPAVAAAQPAGVTAGMEVVDTNGGMVGTVIAADDQLVTVRTDRHEVPVPANSFTPHEGKLLFGMTAAELNAAVDANMAAAEASVAVGKAVKDVNGVEFATIDEMGADYIQLALEGDKVIRIPVDGLQKDANGAIALYNAADLMAGAVDRPEEVQAEAEADPHAGHDMGAEGTN from the coding sequence ATGAATTTTCTGAAGACTGCTTTTGCCGCCACTGCTCTTGTTGCCATGGCTCCTCTTGCGCCGGCCGTTGCCGCCGCGCAGCCCGCGGGCGTGACCGCCGGGATGGAAGTCGTCGACACCAATGGCGGGATGGTCGGCACCGTGATCGCGGCCGACGACCAGCTGGTGACCGTGCGCACCGACCGTCACGAAGTGCCGGTTCCGGCCAACAGCTTCACGCCGCATGAAGGCAAGCTCCTGTTCGGCATGACCGCCGCTGAATTGAACGCCGCCGTCGATGCCAACATGGCCGCCGCCGAAGCTTCGGTCGCCGTTGGCAAGGCCGTCAAGGACGTCAATGGCGTCGAATTCGCCACCATCGATGAAATGGGTGCCGATTACATCCAGCTCGCCCTCGAAGGCGACAAGGTCATCCGTATCCCGGTCGACGGGCTCCAGAAGGATGCCAATGGCGCCATCGCGCTTTATAATGCCGCCGACCTGATGGCCGGTGCGGTCGATCGCCCCGAAGAGGTGCAGGCCGAAGCCGAGGCTGACCCGCATGCCGGTCACGACATGGGCGCCGAAGGCACCAACTAA
- the tpiA gene encoding triose-phosphate isomerase, with translation MAKRPFVAGNWKMHGTRAELGQVTHVSIETETIPEVLVALCVPATLITRAVSASPGFLIGAQDVHHEAKGAFTGSVSVKMVKDAGAKLTIVGHSERREMLGETDAQVRAKAELAIDEGLKTILCVGESDKVRETGQALNVVAQQLEASLPDRVTAPIHLSIAYEPIWAIGTGKVPSTGDIGAMHGRIRQVLEQRYGDGAASIRILYGGSVKGSNAKEIFAIDGVDGALVGGASLEADDFMPIVHAAAAGVKA, from the coding sequence ATGGCAAAGCGACCGTTCGTCGCCGGAAATTGGAAGATGCACGGCACCCGGGCGGAGCTCGGGCAGGTCACGCATGTCTCGATCGAGACCGAGACGATCCCCGAGGTGCTGGTGGCGCTGTGCGTGCCGGCCACGCTCATCACCCGTGCGGTCTCGGCCAGCCCCGGCTTTCTCATCGGCGCGCAGGACGTGCACCATGAGGCCAAGGGCGCCTTCACCGGTTCGGTGTCGGTGAAGATGGTCAAGGATGCGGGCGCCAAGCTCACCATCGTCGGCCATTCGGAGCGGCGCGAGATGCTCGGCGAGACGGATGCGCAGGTGCGCGCCAAGGCCGAACTGGCGATCGACGAGGGGCTGAAGACGATCCTGTGCGTGGGCGAAAGCGACAAGGTGCGCGAGACCGGCCAGGCGCTGAATGTCGTCGCCCAGCAGCTCGAAGCCTCGCTGCCCGACCGCGTCACCGCGCCGATCCATCTGTCGATCGCCTATGAGCCCATCTGGGCCATCGGGACCGGCAAGGTGCCCTCGACGGGCGATATCGGCGCGATGCATGGTCGCATCCGCCAGGTGCTCGAGCAGCGCTATGGCGATGGCGCCGCCTCGATCCGCATCCTCTATGGGGGGTCGGTGAAGGGTTCGAACGCGAAAGAGATTTTCGCCATCGACGGGGTCGATGGTGCGCTGGTCGGGGGCGCGAGCCTCGAGGCCGACGATTTCATGCCGATCGTGCATGCCGCGGCGGCGGGGGTGAAAGCTTAA
- a CDS encoding peptidylprolyl isomerase, giving the protein MSKIRNLSKSTVGTIALFGFLIVIVASFALADLSNFQLGGGGSGSGTELAEVGDEAVTDEMMSEALQRQLGIARQQNPEALYADLAGDFDPILEALIDERAMLAFGNAYDFYISKRLIDADISRLPGVTGLDGQVTDQSYGAFLANNNLTDAQVRMLVAADIRQRLMVGPIGANPRVPTGMAQVYASMLLETRRGNIALVPTAPIAATIDPSAEDLAAYYQQNETRYIVPEQRILRLARYDASRLSDIAATDEEVNRAIEARAGEIGTRETRVISQVVVPDRETADAIVARTANMSFAEAVAPEGYSPADISVGPQTLPEFRQLAGDTVAEAAFEADADSLVGPVRSPFGWHVVSVGSVTVEQGEDEGQARATAREEITAAKRRNALLDEVADIEDAVRDGLSFAEVAERFSLDVVETPEITATGRARGDSSFSLPSNLEPSLRAGFAMMQDDDPEIALLADNASFALVDVTDVIDPAPAPLATIRDRVRADYIRTTAEQRANAIATEIVAAVKGGTSLTDAVSAAAAKSGFDLPAPEAPELTRLDLLQYGAEQPAPLAMLFRLGEGGVRQVGDAQARGVFVVELTDIERGNALSNPSLISQTSQAFTQTLEGELQQQFLSAIKAEVGVTRNGGAIEATRARIIGGGN; this is encoded by the coding sequence ATGTCGAAAATCCGCAACCTGTCGAAATCGACAGTCGGCACGATCGCCCTGTTCGGCTTCCTGATCGTGATCGTCGCGAGCTTCGCGCTCGCCGACCTGTCGAACTTCCAGTTGGGCGGCGGCGGCAGCGGGAGCGGCACCGAGCTTGCCGAGGTGGGCGACGAGGCGGTCACCGACGAGATGATGAGCGAGGCGCTGCAGCGCCAGCTGGGCATCGCGCGCCAGCAAAACCCCGAGGCGCTCTATGCCGACTTGGCGGGCGACTTCGACCCCATTCTCGAGGCGCTGATCGACGAACGCGCCATGCTGGCCTTCGGCAACGCCTATGATTTTTACATCTCCAAGCGGTTGATCGACGCCGATATCTCGCGCCTTCCCGGCGTTACCGGCCTCGACGGGCAAGTGACCGACCAGAGCTATGGCGCCTTCCTCGCCAACAACAACCTGACCGACGCGCAGGTGCGCATGCTGGTCGCCGCCGATATCCGCCAGCGGCTGATGGTCGGCCCCATCGGCGCCAATCCGCGCGTGCCCACCGGCATGGCGCAGGTCTATGCCTCGATGCTGCTCGAGACGCGCCGCGGCAATATCGCGCTCGTCCCCACCGCGCCGATCGCCGCGACCATCGATCCGAGCGCCGAGGACCTCGCCGCATATTACCAGCAGAACGAGACGCGCTACATCGTACCCGAACAGCGCATCCTGCGCCTTGCGCGCTATGATGCTTCGCGCCTGTCCGACATCGCCGCGACCGACGAGGAAGTGAACCGTGCCATCGAGGCACGTGCCGGCGAAATCGGCACCCGCGAGACCCGCGTCATCAGCCAGGTCGTCGTGCCCGACCGCGAGACCGCCGACGCCATCGTCGCGCGCACCGCCAACATGAGCTTTGCCGAGGCGGTGGCGCCCGAGGGCTATTCGCCCGCCGATATCTCGGTCGGCCCCCAGACGCTCCCCGAATTCCGCCAGCTGGCGGGCGACACGGTCGCCGAAGCCGCCTTCGAGGCCGATGCCGACAGCCTCGTCGGCCCGGTGCGCTCGCCCTTTGGCTGGCACGTCGTCTCGGTTGGTTCGGTCACCGTCGAACAGGGCGAGGATGAAGGCCAGGCCCGCGCCACCGCGCGCGAGGAAATCACCGCCGCCAAGCGCCGCAACGCGCTGCTCGACGAGGTCGCCGATATTGAGGATGCAGTACGCGACGGCCTGAGCTTCGCCGAAGTCGCCGAGCGCTTCTCGCTCGACGTCGTCGAGACCCCCGAGATCACCGCCACGGGTCGCGCCCGGGGCGACAGCAGCTTCTCGCTGCCCTCGAACCTCGAGCCCTCGCTGCGCGCCGGCTTCGCCATGATGCAGGACGATGACCCCGAAATCGCGCTGCTCGCCGATAATGCGAGCTTCGCGCTGGTCGACGTCACCGATGTCATCGACCCCGCCCCCGCGCCGCTCGCCACCATTCGCGACCGGGTGCGCGCCGACTATATCCGCACCACCGCGGAACAGCGCGCCAATGCCATCGCGACCGAGATCGTCGCGGCGGTCAAGGGTGGCACCTCGCTCACCGATGCGGTCAGCGCGGCGGCCGCCAAGAGCGGCTTCGACCTCCCCGCGCCCGAGGCGCCCGAACTCACGCGTCTCGACCTCCTGCAATATGGCGCCGAACAGCCCGCCCCGCTCGCCATGCTCTTCCGTCTCGGCGAAGGCGGCGTGCGCCAGGTCGGCGATGCGCAGGCGCGCGGCGTCTTCGTCGTCGAGTTGACCGATATCGAGCGCGGCAATGCCTTGTCGAACCCCAGCCTTATCAGCCAGACCAGCCAAGCCTTCACCCAGACGCTCGAGGGCGAATTGCAGCAGCAGTTCCTCAGCGCCATCAAGGCCGAGGTCGGCGTGACCCGCAACGGCGGGGCGATCGAGGCGACGCGGGCGCGCATTATCGGCGGGGGCAACTGA
- a CDS encoding anthranilate synthase component II has protein sequence MPPRLLALDNRDSFTFTLVDYLRQAGAEVVVARSDAITLVEALEVGRDGVMVSPGPGTPQDAGISVALAAACIERRRPYLGVCLGHQALALACGSAVAVVPPVHGKVAQVRHDGTGLFDDLRSPLAMTRYHSLAVPDPRPPLLANAWNEEGLCMGLRHADAPAHGVQFHPESIASDAGLDLLAAFVTRCARETA, from the coding sequence ATCCCCCCGCGCCTCCTCGCGCTCGACAATCGCGACAGCTTTACCTTCACGCTCGTCGATTATCTGCGACAGGCGGGCGCCGAGGTTGTCGTCGCGCGCAGCGATGCGATCACGCTTGTTGAAGCGCTCGAGGTTGGCCGCGATGGCGTGATGGTGTCCCCCGGACCCGGCACGCCGCAAGACGCCGGCATCTCGGTTGCGCTCGCCGCCGCCTGTATCGAACGACGCCGCCCCTATCTCGGCGTCTGCCTCGGGCACCAGGCGCTGGCGCTCGCCTGCGGCAGCGCGGTCGCGGTCGTGCCCCCTGTGCACGGCAAGGTCGCGCAGGTCCGTCACGACGGCACCGGTCTGTTCGACGACCTGCGCTCGCCGCTCGCCATGACCCGCTATCATTCGCTCGCCGTGCCCGACCCTCGCCCCCCGCTCCTCGCCAATGCCTGGAACGAGGAGGGCTTGTGCATGGGACTACGCCATGCCGACGCGCCCGCGCACGGCGTCCAATTCCACCCCGAGAGCATCGCCAGCGACGCCGGGCTCGACTTGCTCGCCGCCTTCGTGACGCGTTGCGCGCGCGAAACGGCTTGA
- the lexA gene encoding transcriptional repressor LexA has translation MLTPKQHELLAFIHQRLSETGISPSFDEMREALDLKSKSGVHRLIGALEEREFIRRLPNRARALEVLKLPEGMAEAAPPAPANEDRPRRVEVVPAPANDVIEIPLHGRIAAGTPIEALQGNEGFAVPAALLGPGEHYALEVAGDSMVEEGILDGDFALIRKVDQARDGEIIVALVDGEEATLKTYRREGQMVRLDPANAAYSPQRYEEGRVAVQGRLAGIIRRY, from the coding sequence ATGCTGACGCCCAAGCAACATGAATTGCTCGCCTTCATCCACCAGCGCCTGTCGGAGACGGGGATCAGCCCCAGTTTCGACGAGATGCGCGAGGCCCTCGATCTCAAGTCCAAGTCGGGCGTCCACCGCCTCATCGGCGCGCTCGAGGAGCGCGAGTTCATCCGCCGCCTGCCTAATCGCGCGCGTGCGCTCGAAGTGCTCAAGCTGCCCGAGGGCATGGCCGAGGCGGCACCGCCCGCCCCCGCCAACGAGGATCGCCCGCGCCGGGTCGAGGTCGTGCCCGCGCCTGCCAATGACGTGATCGAGATTCCGCTCCATGGTCGCATCGCGGCGGGCACGCCCATCGAGGCGCTGCAGGGCAATGAAGGCTTCGCCGTCCCCGCCGCGTTGCTCGGCCCGGGCGAACATTATGCGCTCGAAGTGGCGGGCGATTCGATGGTCGAGGAAGGCATTCTCGACGGCGACTTCGCGCTCATCCGCAAGGTCGACCAGGCGCGCGACGGCGAGATCATCGTCGCGCTCGTCGATGGCGAGGAAGCGACCTTGAAGACCTATCGCCGCGAGGGCCAGATGGTCCGCCTCGACCCCGCCAACGCGGCCTACAGCCCGCAGCGCTACGAGGAAGGCCGCGTCGCCGTGCAGGGTCGCCTTGCCGGCATCATCCGTCGCTACTGA
- a CDS encoding VOC family protein: MPSARLDYVELPVTDTAATKAFYEQAFGWDLAEFGPDYAATLTGDTDIGLSGDAAEKPAAPLPAIRTDDLEALLEQVIAAGGRLEKPIFAFPGGRRFEAVDPSGNRFAVYEPDEAE, translated from the coding sequence ATGCCCAGCGCCCGCCTCGACTATGTCGAATTGCCCGTCACCGACACCGCCGCCACCAAGGCCTTTTACGAGCAGGCCTTCGGCTGGGACCTTGCCGAGTTCGGCCCCGATTATGCTGCCACGCTGACCGGTGATACCGACATCGGCCTGTCGGGCGATGCTGCGGAGAAGCCCGCCGCACCGCTCCCGGCGATCCGCACCGACGATCTCGAGGCATTGCTCGAACAGGTCATCGCCGCCGGCGGACGACTGGAGAAGCCTATTTTCGCCTTCCCTGGCGGGCGCCGTTTCGAGGCGGTCGATCCCTCGGGCAACCGCTTTGCAGTCTACGAGCCCGACGAGGCCGAATAA
- a CDS encoding ComEC/Rec2 family competence protein, protein MQPGRLGGLVSAWALACKGLERLLEVERAQLPLWIVVAFGAGVALWFVAPGDEARAGFMLLGLGLAGLAARGSSRTRRVAMAVLIAASIGCGWIWLRAESVAHEKLGGVRIATVTGTVETVEPLIAKDKWRLTLRLDGEEVLPERVRISLRDAQYEAVMGAGARVRLRARLTPPPSMSVPGGYDFARTAWFRQIGAVGTALGEVEVLGQRAPSGLAAWRIDLGQEVRERLPGRGDGIATALATGDKNAVTLEDAEAMRRSGLAHLLAVSGLHIAAVVGGAMIVSLKLLALWPALAARTNLIIVSAAIGALAGVGYTLLTGMQVPTVRACIAALLVLLGMALGREALSLRLVAAGAVIILLIRPEAIAGASFQLSFAAVTAIIALHAHQRVRGWIAPRDDGVSGRMARGFLALLLTGLAVELALMPFALFHFHKSGLYGVAANLIAIPLTTFVIMPALGLALLFDLIGLGAPFWWVAGLTLDALTGLAHGVANSPGAVAMVPSMSDAGFALCIAGFLWMCLWQRRWRWWGLPLWLVGMGLAFTAPRPALLVTGDGRHLALMDATGVPYLLRARAGDFVRDMLAEGAGHDGDLPALEDSPLARCNRDACLAVVEEGGRAWRVLATRSRDFIAWRELVEACAEADIVVSERRLPEACSPRWLKLDRETLARTGGVAVHLGAVPRVETVAARTHYLPWSPYSASSGS, encoded by the coding sequence ATGCAACCGGGTCGGCTCGGCGGCCTCGTATCGGCGTGGGCCCTTGCATGCAAGGGGCTCGAACGGCTGCTCGAGGTCGAACGGGCCCAGTTGCCATTATGGATCGTGGTCGCCTTCGGGGCGGGCGTGGCGCTGTGGTTCGTCGCGCCGGGCGACGAGGCGCGCGCCGGCTTCATGCTGCTGGGTCTGGGACTGGCGGGGCTGGCGGCGCGCGGATCGAGCCGGACGCGGCGGGTGGCGATGGCGGTGCTGATCGCGGCGAGTATCGGCTGTGGATGGATCTGGCTGCGCGCCGAGAGCGTGGCGCATGAAAAGCTGGGCGGCGTGCGGATCGCCACGGTGACGGGCACGGTCGAGACGGTCGAACCGCTGATCGCCAAGGACAAGTGGCGACTGACCCTGCGCCTCGATGGCGAGGAAGTGCTGCCCGAGCGGGTACGGATCAGCCTGCGCGACGCGCAATATGAGGCGGTGATGGGCGCGGGCGCGCGGGTCCGGCTGCGCGCGCGACTGACGCCGCCGCCGAGCATGTCGGTACCCGGCGGTTATGACTTTGCGCGCACGGCATGGTTCAGGCAGATCGGCGCGGTGGGGACGGCGCTGGGCGAGGTGGAGGTGCTGGGCCAGCGCGCGCCCTCGGGGCTAGCGGCGTGGCGCATCGATCTCGGCCAAGAGGTGCGCGAGCGCCTGCCGGGGCGGGGCGATGGGATCGCCACCGCGCTGGCGACGGGGGACAAGAATGCGGTGACGCTCGAGGATGCCGAGGCGATGCGGCGGTCGGGATTGGCCCATCTGCTCGCCGTGTCGGGGCTGCATATCGCGGCGGTGGTGGGGGGCGCGATGATCGTGTCGCTCAAGCTGCTCGCGCTGTGGCCCGCGCTGGCAGCGCGCACCAACCTCATTATCGTCTCGGCGGCAATCGGTGCATTGGCGGGGGTCGGATATACGCTGCTGACGGGCATGCAGGTGCCGACCGTTCGCGCCTGTATCGCGGCGCTGCTGGTACTGCTCGGCATGGCGCTGGGGCGCGAGGCGTTGTCGCTGCGGCTCGTCGCGGCGGGGGCGGTCATCATCCTCCTTATTCGGCCCGAGGCGATCGCGGGGGCGAGCTTCCAGCTCAGTTTCGCGGCGGTGACGGCGATCATCGCGCTGCATGCGCATCAGCGCGTGCGGGGCTGGATCGCGCCGCGCGACGATGGAGTGAGCGGGCGGATGGCGCGCGGCTTCCTTGCGCTCCTGCTGACGGGGCTTGCGGTCGAGCTGGCGCTGATGCCCTTCGCGCTGTTCCATTTTCACAAGTCGGGGCTTTACGGGGTGGCGGCGAACCTCATCGCCATCCCGCTCACGACCTTCGTCATCATGCCCGCCCTCGGCCTTGCGCTGTTGTTCGACTTGATCGGGCTCGGTGCGCCCTTCTGGTGGGTGGCGGGGCTGACGCTCGATGCGCTGACGGGACTGGCGCATGGGGTGGCGAACAGTCCCGGCGCCGTGGCGATGGTGCCGAGCATGTCGGATGCCGGCTTCGCGCTCTGCATTGCGGGGTTCCTGTGGATGTGCCTGTGGCAGCGGCGCTGGCGATGGTGGGGGCTGCCGTTATGGCTGGTAGGCATGGGGCTCGCCTTCACCGCGCCGCGCCCGGCGCTGTTGGTGACGGGGGACGGGCGGCATCTCGCGCTGATGGACGCGACAGGGGTGCCTTACCTGTTGCGCGCGCGGGCCGGAGATTTTGTGCGCGACATGCTGGCCGAGGGGGCGGGGCATGATGGCGACTTGCCCGCGCTGGAGGATTCGCCGCTCGCCCGCTGCAATCGGGACGCTTGTCTTGCGGTGGTCGAGGAAGGCGGGCGCGCGTGGCGGGTGCTGGCGACACGGTCGCGCGACTTCATCGCCTGGCGCGAATTGGTCGAGGCGTGCGCCGAGGCCGATATCGTCGTGAGCGAGCGACGCTTGCCCGAGGCCTGTTCGCCGCGCTGGCTCAAGCTCGACCGGGAGACGCTGGCGCGCACCGGCGGCGTGGCCGTGCATCTCGGCGCAGTGCCGCGGGTCGAAACGGTGGCGGCGCGCACGCATTACCTACCGTGGTCGCCTTATTCGGCCTCGTCGGGCTCGTAG
- the gltX gene encoding glutamate--tRNA ligase, which yields MSASETAQKVVTRFAPSPTGYLHIGGARTALFNFLFARHHGGQYLVRIEDTDKKRSTPEAIEAIHDGLDWLGLLGDEEPVFQSQRAGRHAEVAQQLLDKGAAYKCYLTSEELTARREAAQAAKKPFRLNSEWRDCQPGPEQEGQPFVVRLKTPNEGESVIEDMVQGRISVKNDEIDDFILLRSDGTPTYMLAVVVDDHDMGVTHILRGDDHLNNAFRQLPLIKAMGWPEPTYGHVPLIHGADGAKLSKRHGALGVDAYRDEMGLLPEAVFNYLLRLGWGHGDEEIISRTRAIELFDAGGIGKSPSRFDTKKLLNLNGHYIREADNARLAELVAAEAGASSDEDKALLTRAMPELKARARDLHELAAGATFLFKSRPLQMEEKAAGLLDDEARKNLALAHAALSDVPRWEIEDVESAIREVADQAELKLGKLAQPLRAALTGSNTSPGIFDVLALLGREESLARIADQMRNAE from the coding sequence GTGAGCGCAAGCGAAACTGCACAAAAGGTCGTGACCCGCTTTGCCCCCAGCCCGACCGGCTACCTGCACATCGGCGGGGCGCGCACCGCATTGTTCAACTTTCTGTTCGCGCGCCATCACGGCGGCCAATATCTCGTCCGTATCGAGGATACCGACAAGAAGCGCTCGACGCCCGAAGCGATCGAGGCGATCCACGACGGTCTCGACTGGCTCGGCCTCTTGGGCGACGAGGAACCCGTCTTCCAGTCGCAGCGCGCTGGCCGCCACGCCGAGGTCGCGCAGCAACTGCTCGACAAGGGCGCGGCCTATAAATGCTACCTGACCAGCGAGGAACTGACCGCCCGCCGCGAAGCCGCGCAGGCGGCCAAGAAGCCCTTCCGCCTCAACAGCGAATGGCGCGACTGCCAGCCCGGCCCCGAGCAGGAGGGCCAGCCCTTCGTCGTGCGCCTCAAGACCCCCAATGAGGGCGAGAGCGTCATCGAGGACATGGTCCAGGGCCGCATCTCGGTGAAGAACGACGAAATCGACGACTTCATCCTGCTGCGCTCGGACGGCACGCCGACCTATATGCTCGCGGTGGTGGTCGACGATCATGACATGGGCGTCACCCACATCCTGCGCGGCGATGACCATTTGAACAACGCCTTCCGCCAGCTGCCGCTCATCAAGGCGATGGGCTGGCCCGAGCCGACCTACGGCCACGTTCCGCTCATTCACGGCGCCGACGGCGCCAAGCTGTCGAAGCGCCATGGCGCGCTCGGCGTCGATGCCTATCGCGACGAGATGGGCCTTCTGCCCGAAGCCGTGTTCAACTATCTCCTCCGTCTCGGTTGGGGCCATGGCGACGAGGAAATCATCTCGCGAACACGCGCCATCGAGCTGTTCGATGCGGGCGGCATCGGCAAGAGCCCCTCGCGCTTCGACACCAAGAAGCTCCTCAATTTGAACGGCCATTATATCCGCGAGGCCGACAATGCCCGCCTCGCCGAGCTTGTCGCCGCCGAAGCCGGCGCTTCGAGCGACGAGGACAAGGCGCTGCTGACGCGTGCCATGCCCGAACTGAAGGCCCGTGCCCGCGACCTCCACGAACTGGCCGCCGGCGCGACCTTCCTCTTTAAGAGCCGACCGCTCCAGATGGAGGAAAAGGCAGCGGGACTCCTCGATGACGAGGCGCGCAAGAATCTCGCCCTCGCTCATGCAGCCTTGTCCGATGTGCCGCGTTGGGAAATCGAGGATGTGGAAAGCGCCATTCGCGAGGTTGCGGACCAGGCCGAATTGAAGCTAGGGAAGCTCGCCCAGCCGCTTCGTGCGGCATTGACGGGCAGCAACACATCACCGGGCATCTTCGACGTCCTTGCCCTTTTGGGCCGCGAAGAAAGCCTCGCACGCATCGCCGACCAGATGCGCAACGCCGAATAA